In a single window of the Euleptes europaea isolate rEulEur1 chromosome 4, rEulEur1.hap1, whole genome shotgun sequence genome:
- the LOC130476289 gene encoding avidin-related protein 4/5-like, with product MAPLPLLPSPAWALLAALLLASAAADAPSVADQAKSQQPPPPPCHLAGMWVNELGSRMVLSAANEAGVFSGSYLTAVSDANGAITESPLQGAQHHPARAAQPTFAFTVHWRFSDSTTAFVGQCFVDEQGEETLETLWLLRKKVASRAEDWKATLVGKNVFMRVK from the exons ATGGCACCTCTGCCCCTCCTCCCGTCGCCAGCCTGGGCCCTGCTGGCCGCCCTGCTGCTCGCCTCGGCCGCGGCCGACGCCCCGTCGGTGGCCGACCAGGCCAAGAGCCAG cagcccccgccgccgccgtgcCACCTGGCCGGGATGTGGGTGAACGAGCTGGGCTCCCGCATGGTCCTCTCGGCCGCCAACGAGGCGGGCGTCTTCTCGGGCTCCTACCTGACGGCCGTGAGCGACGCCAACGGGGCCATCACCGAGTCGCCCCTGCAGGGCGCGCAGCACCACCCCGCCCGGGCCGCCCAGCCCACCTTCGCCTTCACCGTCCACTGGCGGTTCTCCG acTCGACGACGGCCTTCGTGGGCCAGTGCTTCGTCGACGAGCAGGGCgaggagaccctggagaccctctgGCTGCTGCGCAAGAAGGTGGCCTCGCGGGCCGAAGACTGGAAGGCCACCCT GGTCGGCAAGAACGTCTTCATGCGAGTCAAGTGA